In Thiovibrio frasassiensis, one DNA window encodes the following:
- a CDS encoding cation-translocating P-type ATPase: MPHLSKAPAPFFPQTPWAQPWEEIIRELRVSPESGLTQSEIPQLRKRYDPNLLRKTKTVSAWDIWVNQFKNLIVVFLVAAALLSFAFGEHVEGIAIGMVIVINAVIGFVTEIKGVRSVEALRQLGRVHCRVRRDGQAQEISAEQLLPGDIVLLEVGDVITADLRIITSSKLEADESVLTGESLPVTKNPLELPPDTPLAERSNMLFKGTALSRGSGEGVVVGTGMHTELGTISQLVAETEDETTPLEKRLNQLGHWLVWASLGIGFLVALSGILTGKDVFLMIETAIALAVASIPEGLPIVATIALARGVWRMARHNALIKELSAVETLGATSIICTDKTGTLTENKLTLTTLFLPDGRVTVPQDPATPFLLGLIPLTPETHPQLRAGLMIGALCNNASLSRNSQSGKPVGDPLEVALLEGAAKGGLHLPELLAQMPEAREEAFDPTAMMMATLHRQEDGFLVAVKGSPEAVLEVCTTVMEDGKAAPFTAAAKDEWLRRNEALASQGLRVLALASGRTQNVAANPYENLQLVGLAGFLDPPRADVKEALALCRQAGIRVVMVTGDQPVTARIIGKAVGLTEQDDAPVMIGKELKHVPHLTAMEKSRILATPLFARVSPQQKLDLIEVHQQAGAIVAMTGDGVNDAPALKKADIGIAMGKHGTEVAREAADMILKDDAFGTIVHAIEQGRIIFNNIRKFVLYLLSCNLSEMFAVTLAAIFILPLPILPLQILFLNIVTDVFPALALAAGESNPTIMTNPPRNKSEPIMTRSHWLLVLAYGLLIALSVLGALALAQNWLAMDTQQAVTVSFLTLAFAQIWHVLNMRDHGASFFNNVITRNPFIWGAAALCSAMLVATIYLPGLSDILKVSDPGLKGWGLVLMMSVVPVLAGVPISMLLAKRRPGTMKQP; this comes from the coding sequence GTGCCCCATTTAAGCAAAGCCCCAGCCCCATTTTTTCCGCAAACCCCCTGGGCGCAACCCTGGGAGGAGATCATTCGCGAACTGCGGGTCTCCCCCGAGTCGGGGCTGACACAGAGCGAAATCCCCCAACTCCGAAAGCGCTACGACCCCAATCTGCTGCGCAAGACCAAAACCGTCAGCGCTTGGGATATCTGGGTCAATCAATTCAAGAATCTCATCGTCGTCTTCCTGGTGGCTGCCGCCCTGCTCTCTTTCGCCTTTGGCGAGCATGTGGAAGGCATTGCCATTGGTATGGTCATCGTCATCAACGCCGTCATCGGCTTTGTCACCGAGATCAAGGGGGTGCGTTCGGTGGAGGCGCTGCGCCAGCTCGGGCGGGTACACTGTAGGGTGCGGCGCGACGGCCAGGCCCAGGAGATCTCCGCCGAGCAACTGCTGCCCGGAGACATTGTCCTTCTCGAAGTCGGCGATGTCATCACCGCTGATCTGCGGATCATCACCAGCTCCAAACTGGAGGCGGACGAATCGGTACTCACCGGCGAATCCCTGCCGGTGACCAAGAACCCCCTGGAGCTGCCGCCCGACACCCCGCTGGCCGAGCGGAGCAACATGCTCTTCAAGGGCACCGCCCTCAGCCGCGGCTCCGGCGAGGGGGTGGTGGTCGGCACCGGCATGCACACCGAATTGGGCACCATTTCGCAACTCGTTGCCGAAACCGAGGACGAGACCACCCCCCTGGAAAAACGGCTCAACCAACTGGGCCACTGGCTGGTCTGGGCCAGCCTGGGGATCGGTTTTCTCGTGGCCCTCTCCGGCATCCTCACCGGCAAGGACGTGTTTCTGATGATCGAAACCGCCATCGCCCTGGCCGTGGCCTCCATCCCCGAGGGGCTGCCCATCGTGGCCACCATCGCCCTGGCCCGAGGCGTTTGGCGCATGGCCCGCCACAATGCCCTGATCAAGGAGCTTTCCGCCGTGGAAACCCTGGGCGCCACCAGCATCATCTGCACGGACAAGACCGGCACCCTCACGGAAAACAAGCTGACCCTCACCACCCTTTTTCTCCCCGATGGGAGAGTCACGGTGCCCCAGGACCCTGCCACCCCTTTCCTGTTGGGCCTCATCCCGCTTACGCCGGAAACCCATCCCCAACTCCGCGCCGGACTGATGATCGGCGCCTTGTGCAACAACGCCTCGCTGAGCCGCAACAGTCAATCCGGCAAGCCGGTGGGCGATCCTTTGGAGGTGGCGCTGCTGGAAGGCGCGGCCAAGGGTGGCCTGCACCTGCCCGAACTGCTGGCCCAAATGCCCGAAGCACGGGAAGAGGCCTTTGACCCCACGGCCATGATGATGGCCACCCTGCACCGCCAAGAGGATGGATTTTTGGTGGCGGTAAAAGGGTCGCCGGAAGCGGTGCTGGAGGTATGCACTACTGTCATGGAGGATGGGAAAGCGGCCCCATTCACCGCCGCGGCCAAGGACGAATGGTTGCGGCGCAACGAAGCCCTCGCCAGCCAAGGGCTCCGGGTGCTGGCCCTGGCCAGCGGCAGGACGCAAAACGTTGCAGCCAACCCCTATGAAAACCTGCAGCTCGTCGGCCTGGCCGGCTTTCTCGACCCGCCGCGCGCCGATGTCAAGGAAGCGCTCGCCCTCTGCCGCCAGGCCGGGATCAGGGTGGTGATGGTCACCGGGGATCAACCGGTCACCGCAAGAATCATCGGCAAGGCGGTGGGCCTGACCGAGCAAGACGACGCCCCGGTGATGATCGGCAAGGAACTCAAGCACGTGCCCCATCTCACCGCCATGGAGAAGTCCCGCATCCTGGCCACCCCGCTGTTTGCCAGGGTCAGCCCCCAGCAGAAGCTCGATCTCATCGAGGTGCACCAGCAGGCCGGGGCCATCGTCGCCATGACCGGCGACGGGGTCAACGACGCCCCGGCCCTCAAAAAAGCGGACATCGGCATCGCCATGGGCAAGCACGGCACCGAGGTGGCGCGGGAAGCAGCCGACATGATCCTGAAAGACGACGCCTTCGGCACCATTGTCCACGCCATCGAGCAGGGGCGGATCATCTTCAACAACATCCGCAAATTCGTGCTCTACCTGCTCTCCTGCAACCTGAGCGAGATGTTCGCCGTCACCCTGGCCGCCATCTTCATCCTGCCGCTGCCGATCCTGCCCCTGCAGATTCTCTTTCTCAACATCGTCACCGATGTTTTCCCCGCCCTGGCCCTGGCCGCAGGGGAAAGCAACCCCACCATCATGACCAATCCGCCCCGGAACAAAAGCGAGCCCATCATGACCCGAAGCCATTGGCTGCTGGTCCTGGCCTACGGGTTGCTCATCGCCTTGTCCGTGCTCGGCGCCCTGGCCCTGGCCCAAAACTGGCTCGCCATGGATACCCAACAGGCGGTAACCGTCTCCTTTCTCACCCTGGCCTTCGCCCAGATCTGGCATGTCCTGAACATGCGCGACCACGGGGCATCCTTTTTCAACAACGTCATCACCCGCAACCCCTTCATCTGGGGCGCGGCAGCGCTCTGTTCCGCAATGCTGGTCGCCACCATCTACCTCCCCGGCCTCTCCGATATTCTCAAGGTTTCCGACCCGGGGCTTAAAGGCTGGGGGCTGGTGCTGATGATGAGCGTGGTCCCGGTACTGGCCGGGGTGCCGATCTCCATGCTGTTGGCCAAAAGGCGTCCGGGAACAATGAAGCAGCCGTAA
- a CDS encoding DUF6988 family protein yields the protein MDIDAQFRSLRDLIRWIDENTKGIEISGGHREQIASACFDVAIEHQAAIAILCDSKLFGSMHALMRVLIESLVRGLWLLHCATDAELERFEKRGIEKHFGDMTEEIEAAIGAYQPTLSQMKKNAWGPLNDFTHTGYIQVTRRHGNGALGSNYPVADVIKCLNASGAYGLIASAQLAAMAKNNDLVQAHLIKMQEYASVP from the coding sequence ATGGACATCGACGCACAGTTCAGATCTCTTCGGGATCTCATTCGGTGGATTGATGAAAACACCAAAGGAATCGAGATTTCTGGAGGGCACAGGGAGCAAATAGCATCCGCCTGCTTTGATGTGGCAATAGAGCATCAGGCTGCTATTGCGATTCTCTGTGATTCAAAATTGTTTGGCTCAATGCACGCTCTGATGCGAGTTCTTATTGAGTCGCTGGTAAGGGGACTGTGGCTTCTGCACTGCGCAACCGATGCTGAACTGGAGCGTTTCGAGAAACGCGGCATTGAAAAACACTTCGGAGACATGACGGAAGAAATTGAAGCTGCAATTGGCGCATATCAACCTACCCTGTCGCAGATGAAGAAAAATGCATGGGGTCCGCTTAACGACTTCACGCACACTGGATACATTCAAGTTACCCGCCGGCACGGCAACGGAGCGCTTGGGTCTAACTACCCCGTGGCGGACGTAATCAAATGCCTCAACGCCTCTGGTGCCTACGGATTGATCGCCTCGGCGCAACTAGCCGCAATGGCCAAGAATAATGACCTAGTGCAGGCACATCTCATCAAGATGCAGGAGTATGCGAGTGTGCCCTAA